A region of Bacillota bacterium DNA encodes the following proteins:
- a CDS encoding O-antigen ligase family protein, with amino-acid sequence MTGIPRVVAQSYYRVVSGYYRLAESIQDYFNLSRRLNLLIFAIALLGSIGIAVSVQYEAWVGTILLMLVMVLVPMMTVYPELIVVGILLCVASVVSPFLWDRIFLGERGITLPNLLISLGLVVVLFRHLTGKTSPVKLWLSPSSIAIIAFLILTVPVGLLYHYLFRGWSIRSQLSEMEYMLAWLTFFIAIGIMRTERAVRNLQVGLLLVAGIGALATVLQALLGPRALFFLRLAEWDIPLRDTEGLLRVLPPGQYLVLVSLVISAQMSTVRDGPRRWGWIVLTALYGLAILFTLTRHSWFGALFGLGIIWLFGSSRTKVNLLLIAFVTVAVVGSLTLFARPAWVTQPTDIVAKLQRRFISTFTEPPNRYTYGVPSSVGQRIFEMHYIMDRLPESPWFGLGWGTKHPLRVTKSPYVGSTYEMRTYIHNSILWILGKGGIVGLVGLLILLVTGMVRGYILYKRTSPNETYVRSWLLALWISWLMLLLAAQFEPVFWTKNRLVAPAMILALMEGIYYFSTKNTRNAQTAEAQTR; translated from the coding sequence GTATCGGTACAGTATGAGGCATGGGTGGGCACCATCTTGCTGATGTTGGTGATGGTGCTGGTTCCCATGATGACGGTCTACCCGGAGCTGATTGTAGTGGGCATCCTGCTTTGCGTTGCTTCGGTAGTGTCGCCCTTCCTGTGGGACAGAATCTTTTTGGGAGAACGCGGTATTACCCTGCCAAACCTCCTCATCTCGCTCGGTCTGGTCGTGGTACTGTTCAGACACCTCACGGGCAAGACGAGTCCGGTCAAACTGTGGCTTTCCCCTTCCTCCATAGCCATCATCGCGTTTCTCATACTGACGGTTCCTGTGGGGCTTTTATACCATTACCTGTTCCGAGGCTGGAGTATCCGCTCACAGCTGTCCGAAATGGAATACATGCTGGCGTGGCTCACGTTTTTTATTGCTATCGGGATTATGCGCACGGAGAGAGCCGTGCGTAACCTGCAGGTTGGTCTTCTCCTGGTAGCAGGTATTGGCGCTCTGGCCACGGTGCTGCAGGCTCTGCTGGGGCCAAGAGCACTGTTCTTCTTGAGACTGGCAGAATGGGACATTCCCTTACGCGACACAGAAGGGTTGTTGCGCGTCTTGCCTCCGGGACAGTATCTTGTCCTGGTCAGCCTGGTGATTAGTGCGCAGATGTCCACAGTCCGTGACGGGCCCCGACGGTGGGGATGGATTGTGCTCACAGCGCTTTATGGACTGGCGATACTCTTTACGCTCACCCGGCACTCGTGGTTCGGAGCATTGTTTGGTCTGGGGATCATCTGGTTGTTCGGAAGCAGTCGCACGAAAGTGAACCTGCTGCTCATTGCCTTCGTAACAGTGGCTGTAGTCGGCTCGCTAACCCTGTTTGCGCGCCCTGCTTGGGTAACCCAACCCACTGATATAGTAGCCAAGCTGCAAAGACGATTTATCAGCACGTTTACCGAACCGCCTAATCGCTACACATACGGCGTGCCCAGCTCCGTTGGGCAACGGATTTTCGAGATGCACTATATCATGGACAGACTTCCCGAGTCGCCGTGGTTCGGGCTTGGGTGGGGTACCAAACATCCTCTGCGCGTCACCAAAAGCCCGTATGTGGGCAGCACCTATGAAATGCGCACCTACATTCACAATTCGATACTGTGGATTCTCGGTAAGGGAGGCATTGTGGGGTTAGTGGGGCTATTGATCCTGCTCGTCACAGGGATGGTCCGGGGCTACATATTGTATAAGAGAACCTCTCCAAACGAAACCTATGTGCGCTCGTGGCTACTTGCTCTCTGGATAAGCTGGCTGATGCTTCTGCTCGCTGCGCAGTTTGAACCGGTATTCTGGACGAAGAACCGCCTGGTCGCTCCCGCCATGATACTTGCGCTGATGGAGGGGATATACTATTTCAGCACAAAGAACACACGGAATGCACAGACGGCTGAAGCCCAAACACGCTGA
- a CDS encoding DUF1559 domain-containing protein gives MRNGFSHRRAFTLIELLVVIAIIAILAAILFPVFSQAREKARATSCLSNTKQIALAVHMYAQDYDETYAMNLYFVAPNVWVSFYDAHVPYVKNADILRCPSAPMEIDWPGMIQVLTGGALTTPGNFRYASYNGNYALFEDGNWGAPLGQNTAVAPIRMAELQYPAETGAFYDGWLDVQFYSPIAPRHSGMVNCAYADGHAKVVRGRRNPNPTAPNDPIKGRKRDEWLVAGGPYGGSFEIWGIVVNPNCNHDLRRAGQCSDPPRSLR, from the coding sequence ATGCGAAACGGTTTCAGCCATCGGCGAGCGTTCACGCTGATCGAACTGCTCGTCGTCATCGCGATTATCGCCATTCTGGCGGCGATCCTGTTCCCGGTGTTCTCGCAGGCGCGGGAAAAGGCACGCGCGACCTCGTGCTTGAGTAACACCAAACAGATTGCTCTGGCAGTGCACATGTATGCGCAGGACTACGACGAGACCTATGCGATGAACCTGTACTTTGTGGCACCCAACGTGTGGGTGAGCTTCTACGATGCGCATGTACCCTATGTGAAGAACGCCGACATCCTGCGCTGCCCGTCCGCCCCTATGGAAATCGACTGGCCCGGCATGATACAGGTGCTGACGGGTGGTGCGCTGACCACACCAGGCAACTTCCGCTACGCCTCCTACAACGGCAACTACGCGCTGTTCGAGGACGGCAACTGGGGTGCTCCACTGGGACAAAACACGGCTGTGGCACCTATTCGCATGGCGGAACTACAGTATCCCGCAGAAACCGGTGCTTTTTATGACGGCTGGCTGGATGTGCAGTTCTACAGCCCAATTGCGCCGCGCCACAGCGGGATGGTCAACTGCGCCTACGCGGATGGTCATGCCAAAGTGGTACGCGGTCGACGCAATCCGAACCCCACCGCTCCCAACGACCCCATTAAGGGGCGCAAGCGCGATGAGTGGTTGGTGGCGGGCGGACCCTACGGCGGCTCGTTCGAGATTTGGGGTATCGTGGTGAACCCCAACTGTAACCACGACCTGAGACGCGCCGGGCAGTGCAGTGATCCACCCCGCTCCCTGCGCTAG
- a CDS encoding diguanylate cyclase gives MILMAALAGSVYMLLPLFLAFTSPDFLIGRRGETLAVLLFTPCLALFAVMIPYHRSRHQTAPDVSWCGAGRWSVLCLPLGVAAGLWAALVLLREYANAVALAVMNAPGLLLGAWAWAMWWRNHYLQARLKEVSELYRHRDAITGLLNHYAVYEALEQEILEASRSKHLLSLIRLDLDRFALFNATHGHRAGDELLRQIGQSMKASLSPGAVVGRYDADEFLIVLPDTTRSQAMAIARRLRERIRQETLIHLENGQLIPVTASIGVAEFPGDAASAEELLSVAEGALLTARQNGSGVADSQSGWRTRYQIQANGAFSTLEAMVIAIDNKDHYTRRHSEEVSEYALWIAEELGLSEEQKHVLRLGGLLHDVGKIGIPDEVLMKPGLLTAEEYEAMKQHTVLGAVMLSALPGMEKIAPLARSHHERWDGNGYPDGLAGEEIPLLARILTVADAFSAMTTDRPYRKGMDRQSALAELQRQRGKQFDPVVVDAFVAAVYRRANRESLEQDSLPIAA, from the coding sequence ATGATTTTAATGGCGGCACTGGCTGGCAGTGTCTACATGCTGTTACCGTTATTCCTGGCTTTCACTTCACCTGACTTCCTGATAGGCAGGCGAGGCGAAACATTAGCAGTATTGCTTTTCACCCCGTGTTTGGCACTGTTTGCCGTCATGATACCGTATCACCGTTCCCGCCATCAGACTGCCCCAGACGTATCCTGGTGTGGTGCAGGCAGGTGGAGCGTGCTGTGCCTTCCCTTGGGCGTGGCTGCAGGTCTGTGGGCAGCACTGGTGCTTCTGCGTGAATATGCCAATGCCGTGGCGCTGGCGGTGATGAACGCGCCCGGCCTGCTTCTGGGGGCGTGGGCCTGGGCAATGTGGTGGCGAAATCACTACCTACAAGCACGCTTGAAGGAGGTTTCGGAACTCTATCGACACCGCGATGCCATCACCGGGCTGCTGAACCACTACGCAGTATATGAAGCGCTCGAACAGGAGATTCTCGAAGCCTCGCGTTCGAAGCATCTTCTCTCACTCATTCGCCTCGACCTGGACCGCTTCGCCCTGTTTAACGCCACACATGGACACCGCGCTGGTGATGAGCTGCTGCGGCAGATTGGGCAAAGTATGAAGGCATCCTTATCGCCGGGGGCGGTGGTGGGAAGGTACGACGCGGACGAGTTCCTGATTGTTCTTCCAGATACCACTCGGAGCCAGGCGATGGCAATTGCCCGTCGCTTGCGGGAAAGGATACGTCAGGAGACCCTGATACATTTGGAGAACGGGCAGCTGATCCCCGTGACTGCCAGCATCGGCGTTGCGGAATTTCCGGGCGATGCTGCCAGTGCAGAGGAGCTGCTGTCTGTGGCTGAGGGCGCGCTTCTCACGGCAAGGCAAAACGGTTCTGGCGTTGCGGACTCGCAGTCCGGCTGGCGCACACGCTACCAGATTCAGGCAAACGGGGCGTTTTCCACTCTGGAAGCGATGGTCATCGCCATCGATAACAAGGACCACTATACGCGCCGTCACTCGGAAGAGGTGAGCGAGTATGCTCTGTGGATTGCCGAAGAGCTGGGGCTTTCCGAAGAGCAGAAACACGTGCTGCGTTTGGGTGGGCTACTGCACGACGTCGGCAAAATCGGCATTCCCGATGAGGTTTTAATGAAGCCAGGGTTATTGACCGCCGAGGAGTATGAGGCGATGAAGCAGCATACAGTGCTTGGTGCGGTCATGTTGTCTGCCTTGCCTGGCATGGAAAAGATAGCGCCGCTTGCCCGCTCGCACCATGAGCGATGGGACGGAAACGGCTATCCCGATGGACTGGCAGGCGAGGAGATTCCTTTGCTCGCGCGGATTCTGACTGTGGCGGACGCCTTCAGTGCAATGACCACCGACCGACCCTACCGCAAGGGAATGGACCGGCAGTCGGCACTGGCTGAGCTGCAGAGACAGAGGGGAAAGCAGTTTGACCCGGTAGTAGTAGATGCCTTTGTCGCAGCCGTGTACAGGCGTGCGAACCGTGAAAGTCTAGAACAGGACAGCCTGCCCATCGCAGCGTAG
- a CDS encoding type II toxin-antitoxin system death-on-curing family toxin has protein sequence MRYLTVQDVIWINTAVTGRPQHYDFDRLENAVYSQYSYGDSRDALKQAARMFRHLLQDKPFSEGNELTALVATLAFLRLNGYALQVNPDEVQEILEQISRGQTSPKEFIQQRAQPVEAEAGSLRHVAAQICASLHLPMKAALAEVH, from the coding sequence ATGCGCTATCTGACTGTTCAGGATGTCATCTGGATAAACACCGCCGTCACCGGCCGTCCACAGCACTACGATTTTGACCGTTTAGAAAATGCAGTGTACAGTCAGTATTCATACGGGGACAGTCGTGATGCACTGAAACAGGCAGCGAGGATGTTTCGCCATCTTTTGCAGGACAAACCGTTCAGCGAGGGAAATGAGCTGACCGCCCTGGTGGCCACTCTCGCTTTCCTGCGCCTGAACGGGTATGCCCTGCAGGTAAATCCCGACGAGGTACAGGAGATTCTGGAACAGATATCGCGGGGACAGACAAGCCCGAAGGAGTTTATCCAGCAGAGGGCACAGCCGGTGGAAGCCGAAGCAGGTTCCCTGCGCCATGTGGCGGCTCAGATTTGTGCTTCCCTGCACCTGCCGATGAAGGCAGCACTGGCAGAAGTACATTAG
- the rpoN gene encoding RNA polymerase factor sigma-54: MIAPKQQQTIEVRVDQKVIQAARLLQCNSVELESAIEEELVENPALERIDTVSEDADYRRSSLRINRFERVYDAEADDAPEPEMDPISNAPDGSLTLREYLSRELHAQLSERQYAIAEYILDNLDEHGLLSNFSMDRASLETGATPEEIEEVLQAVQSLDPPGIGARSHQECMLLQLRYLREQGQGNPLAELIVERYFHRLLKPPVRRIARELKVNPEEVQDALKYIREALHPFPANRFRAPHAVSSSSYRDIIKPDVVIRRSPEGFEVELVRPRWILIVSPQWREQYEKIKRNPSEYPEEVVKQVEEYVERADKFLKILEMRYRTLLRVTRAVIDQQLGFIETGSYTFLKPLTRTQIAEQLGIHESTVSRAISNKWVQIPNGDLVPFSDFFTPALSIQQAIQEVIHSEDPEHPYNDEEIAAILYQRWGIRTTRRTISKYRVRLHIPSSKKRKKLR, from the coding sequence ATGATAGCACCGAAGCAACAGCAGACTATCGAGGTACGAGTCGATCAGAAGGTTATTCAGGCAGCCCGTTTATTGCAGTGCAACAGCGTGGAACTGGAAAGCGCCATCGAGGAAGAGCTGGTGGAGAATCCTGCGCTCGAAAGGATCGATACTGTATCCGAGGATGCCGACTATCGCCGCTCATCTCTGAGGATTAACCGTTTCGAGCGCGTTTACGATGCCGAAGCTGACGACGCGCCAGAGCCTGAGATGGACCCCATCAGCAATGCTCCCGATGGCAGCCTCACCCTGCGTGAATATCTCAGCCGTGAGCTTCACGCTCAGTTGTCAGAGCGTCAATACGCCATTGCCGAATACATTCTGGATAATCTCGACGAGCACGGGCTGCTCTCCAATTTCAGCATGGATCGCGCATCGCTGGAGACAGGGGCTACCCCTGAAGAGATTGAAGAGGTTTTACAAGCGGTGCAATCGCTCGACCCGCCGGGTATTGGAGCGCGTTCTCATCAGGAGTGTATGCTTTTGCAACTGCGCTACCTGCGCGAACAGGGGCAGGGCAACCCGCTGGCAGAGCTGATTGTGGAGAGGTACTTCCACCGACTGCTCAAACCCCCCGTCCGCCGAATCGCGCGTGAACTCAAGGTGAATCCGGAGGAGGTACAGGATGCGCTCAAATACATCAGGGAAGCATTGCACCCTTTCCCGGCGAATCGGTTCCGGGCACCTCATGCAGTCTCGTCGTCCTCTTACCGTGACATTATAAAACCCGATGTGGTCATCCGGCGCAGCCCGGAAGGTTTTGAAGTGGAGCTCGTTCGCCCCCGGTGGATTCTGATTGTGAGCCCACAGTGGCGTGAGCAGTATGAGAAAATCAAACGGAACCCTTCGGAATATCCGGAGGAAGTCGTCAAACAGGTGGAGGAATACGTAGAGCGTGCCGATAAGTTTCTGAAAATCCTCGAAATGCGGTATCGCACTTTACTGCGTGTGACGCGCGCGGTCATTGACCAGCAGCTGGGGTTCATCGAAACCGGCTCCTACACATTTCTCAAGCCCCTCACGCGCACACAGATAGCCGAGCAACTGGGCATTCATGAGTCCACCGTCAGCCGGGCGATATCCAACAAATGGGTGCAAATTCCGAACGGCGACCTCGTTCCCTTCTCCGACTTCTTCACACCTGCTCTGAGCATCCAGCAGGCGATACAGGAAGTGATACACTCCGAAGACCCCGAACACCCATATAACGACGAGGAGATAGCCGCCATTCTGTATCAACGCTGGGGTATCAGGACAACTCGCAGAACCATCTCGAAGTATCGTGTCCGACTGCACATCCCGTCCTCGAAAAAGAGAAAGAAACTGCGATGA